A single region of the Salvelinus sp. IW2-2015 linkage group LG20, ASM291031v2, whole genome shotgun sequence genome encodes:
- the LOC112081331 gene encoding ras-associating and dilute domain-containing protein: MISEERSSHVSKQALNFPVGLLIRSPKKSLAKLGRKPSNGSLQSSTSDGTTHSAESTGVRQPAKNKIRRHNNRLSTVFNRSPLLRGDSGQGHAPGGRNMAGDLQAADDPAELSSQMSAPGILKIFGSDICQGTNYKSVLATTRSSAKELVKEALERYCLEKEDPSRYVLCDVIGQTGADHKWKTECFRVVGDHEKPLMLQSLWKPKEGFSRRFEIQKRVSVEEQSAKETDTVTAGINAQARKLQKGRSRVTSLFMDGSXEDVEGLGMWRSLSEMDLSAMXKEAVXAQQKXQLIREDPEAEADKEALRLGMEKEETESSDDNTTQYSIHPPFDFPYFLLLQGYSYRQVGKLESEAVAXVIQSFSDVQQEPEDVQLLSIEELIPGLRPLVLWMANSIELLHFIQHDVPQLLPWRQEEEEEEGSZPESEMWSTRTASEEAMTVLEEVIMFTFQQSVYYLTKSMYSALPGLLDGNPFSESGQLRVPKGVSGILDVLKEALSLLNAFQVHSDISSQLCAYLFFFTNASLFNALMERGEDETAEMLLLYAIEQVSMFLRPNLNASCILLFLCRKPLGRWTGLYKHVRLPEVPAAQCQKLSVEIVVLAVERHHGRELILSSGDALRLLGAKKRVQINGEGAQ; encoded by the exons ATGATTTCGGAGGAACGAAGTAGTCATGTATCCAAGCAAGCCCTCAACTTTCCAGTGGGCCTATTGATCCGCTCCCCGAAGAAGAGCCTGGCAAAGCTGGGGAGGAAGCCAAGCAATGGATCCCTGCA gtcCAGCACCTCGGATGGCACCACCCATTCAGCAGAGAGTACAGGCGTGAGGCAGCCGGCCAAGAACAAAATCCGGCGTCACAACAACAGACTGTCGACGGTGTTCAACCGGAGCCCCCTCCTGCGGGGTGACAGTGGGCAGGGGCATGCCCCAGGTGGCAGGAACATGGCRGGGGACCTGCAGGCTGCAGATGACCCTGCTGAGCTGTCCAGTCAGATGTCTGCCCCAGGTATCCTAAAGATCTTTGGCAGCGACATTTGCCAGGGAACCAACTACAAGAGYGTGCTGGCCACGACTCGCTCCAGTGCCAAGGAACTTGTCAAAGAGGCCCTGGAGAG ATACTGTCTGGAGAAAGAGGATCCCAGTCGATATGTGCTGTGCGACGTGATTGGCCAGACCGGAGCAGACCACAAATGGAAGACAGAGTGCTTTCGGGTCGTGGGTGACCACGAGAAGCCCCTCATGCTGCAGTCGCTATGGAAACCCAAAGAAGGCTTCTCCAGACGCTTTGAGATCCAGAAGAGAGTGAGCGTMGAGGAACAGAGTGCTAAAGAGACCGACACCGTCACAGCAG GTATCAACGCCCAGGCTCGTAAGCTCCAGAAGGGCCGTTCGCGGGTCACCTCTCTGTTCATGGACGGCAGTRGTGAGGATGTGGAGGGCCTGGGGATGTGGAGGAGTCTCAGTGAGATGGACCTGTCTGCCATGRAGAAGGAGGCYGTGCRGGCCCAGCAGAAGGSCCAGCTCATCAGGGAGGACCCGGAGGCCGAGGCCGACAAGGARGCCCTGCGTCTGggcatggagaaggaggagacGGAGAGCAGTGACGACAACACCACCCAGTACTCCATCCACCCGCCCTTTGACTTCCCCTACTTCCTGCTGCTGCAGGGATACAGCTACAGACAGGTAGGAAAACTGGAAAGTGAAGCTGTTGCCRCTGTTATACA GAGCTTCAGTGATGTCCAGCAGGAGCCAGAGGATGTGCAGCTGCTGAGCATAGAGGAGCTGATCCCAGGCCTGCGGCCGCTGGTGCTGTGGATGGCCAACTCCATTGAGCTGCTGCACTTCATCCAGCATGACGTTCCCCAGCTRCTGCCCTGgaggcaggaggaagaggaggaggagggctcaSAGCCGGAGTCAGAGATGTGGTCCACTAGGACTGCCAGTGAGGAGGCCATGACAGTYCTGGAGGAGGTCATcatgttcaccttccagcagtcTGTCTATTACCTCACCAAG agTATGTACTCGGCACTGCCAGGCCTGCTGGATGGGAACCCGTTCTCGGAGAGCGGGCAGCTGCGTGTGCCCAAGGGCGTGAGCGGCATCCTGGATGTCCTGAAGGAGGCGCTGTCTCTGCTCAACGCCTTCCAGGTGCACTCTGACATCAGCTCGCAGCTCTGCGCCTACCTCTTCTTCTTCACCAACGCATCCCTCTTCAACGCACTCATGGAGAGAG GGGAGGATGAAACAGCAGAGATGTTGCTTTTATACGCTATAGAGCAGGTCAGCATGTTCCTCAGACCCAACCTCAACGCTTCCTGCATCCTCTTGTTCCTGTGTAGAAAACCACTCGGAAGATGGACTGGACTATACAAGCATGTCCGGTTACCAGAAGTCCCAGCCGCCCAGTGCCAGAAGCTGAGTGTGGAGATCGTAGTCCTGGCTGTTGAACGGCATCA TGGGAGAGAGCTCATTCTTTCATCTGGAGATGCCCTCAGATTGCTGGGTGCCAAAAAACGAGTCCAAATCAACGGGGAAGGAGCTCAGTGA